From Miscanthus floridulus cultivar M001 chromosome 15, ASM1932011v1, whole genome shotgun sequence, the proteins below share one genomic window:
- the LOC136509311 gene encoding senescence-specific cysteine protease SAG39-like, with amino-acid sequence MMASTSAYTNPPLINALSLVVIMCCATNLPYAAMAAGGRREASTVSGGDDVAQDMAMRARYERWVAKHGRTYKDHAEKARRYEVFRSNAEFVDSYNAAAVGARGKSSKSSPRLATNKFSDLTSEEFEAMYLNDNVGKVGRLISKRINGSIPGFMYGSLSESDVPASRNWTAMGAVTAVKDQTDQCASCWAFSAVAAVEGIHAIRTGHLVSLSEQQLLDCSTGRKNRGCNKGDMEEAFLYIAGQEHRRRRNHSRVVPSATSGVFWNGGLSEESAYPYLAVKSNCRALTKPAVAAIRGFQYVPANNETALRLAVSRQPVSVALDATDLLFQFYSSGVYADAAGVVSCKNSSLNHALTAVGYGTDEHGTRYWLMKNSWGTGWGERGYVKIARDVATDAAGVCGLAVQASYPVA; translated from the exons ATGATGGCCTCGACGTCTGCTTACACCAATCCACCACTGATAAACGCCTTGTCCCTCGTTGTTATCATGTGCTGCGCCACAAATTTGCCGTACGCAGCGATGGCGGCGGGCGGCCGCCGTGAGGCCTCTACGGTCTCCGGCGGGGACGACGTCGCCCAGGACATGGCGATGAGGGCGCGGTACGAGAGGTGGGTGGCGAAGCACGGACGCACGTACAAGGACCACGCCGAGAAGGCGCGGCGGTACGAGGTGTTCAGGTCCAACGCCGAGTTCGTCGACTCCTACAacgcggcggcggtgggggcgcGGGGCAAGAGCAGCAAGTCGAGCCCACGGCTGGCGACGAACAAGTTCTCCGACCTCACCAGCGAGGAATTTGAGGCCATGTACCTTAACGACAACGTCGGCAAAGTCGGACGGCTCATCAGTAAGCGCATCAATGGCAGCATACCGGGGTTCATGTACGGGAGCCTCTCGGAGTCGGACGTTCCGGCTAGCAGGAACTGGACAGCCATGGGAGCCGTCACCGCTGTCAAGGACCAAACCGATCAGTGTG CGTCTTGCTGGGCGTTCTCGGCGGTGGCGGCCGTGGAGGGCATCCACGCGATCAGGACCggccacctggtctccctctcggAGCAGCAGCTGCTGGACTGCTCCACCGGAAGGAAGAACCGCGGCTGCAACAAGGGCGACATGGAGGAGGCCTTCCTGTACATCGCCGGGCaagagcatcgccgtcgtcggaACCACAGCCGCGTCGTCCCCTCGGCCACCAGCGGTGTGTTCTGGAACGGCGGGCTCAGCGAGGAGTCCGCCTACCCGTACctagccgtgaagagcaactgcAGAGCGTTGACGAAGCCGGCCGTCGCCGCCATCCGCGGCTTCCAGTACGTGCCCGCCAACAACGAGACCGCGCTCCGGCTGGCCGTCTCCAGGCAGCCTGTGTCCGTGGCGCTCGACGCCACGGATTTACTGTTCCAGTTCTACTCGAGTGGGGTCTATGCTGACGCGGCTGGCGTCGTCAGCTGTAAGAATAGTAGCCTCAACCATGCCCTCACCGCGGTGGGGTACGGCACAGATGAGCACGGCACTAGGTATTGGTTGATGAAGAACTCCTGGGGAACCGGCTGGGGCGAGAGGGGCTATGTCAAGATCGCAAGGGACGTGGCAACCGATGCAGCAGGCGTTTGCGGCCTCGCTGTGCAGGCCTCCTATCCCGTCGCCTGA